From Schizosaccharomyces pombe strain 972h- genome assembly, chromosome: II, the proteins below share one genomic window:
- the osh2 gene encoding sterol transfer protein Osh2, whose protein sequence is MEHPSPDSVSSTSSSDHKKAELSDSLKQLQLLQAFQAGDIKQVDNLLHNKSKDECTHALFISIQCANVQMVKHILSVFDVDVNAYDKNKNTPLHLAAMAGRQDIVEALLLHPDINYNLVNANNKKAYQVATSPQLMDFMKGFYVTYTKETAREFKKAFKERNLESMDYLMRHNEFNDAIDLNEVDIKTGQTYLHVATKAKDAELVKWLLDNGADPYRRDKFGKLPTDYTKDENMRSLLRSYSGNRDSSSAPAVPQHMSGYLKKWTNYKSGYKLRWFTLNNGVLSYYKNQDDASSACRGSINLKLARLVHDPKQPTVFQVIGKGSVRYSVKANSPVEAKKWIAAISSAIENDEEANKPNVTADNASFGTHDLAPAAHKFTQSNASGNSGWDDNESDIDRAQLPSRENFEFNVNIAKLQVETLHKLIDSAMQTEKVKKDPSLSQVFDGISNSFNTLHKTVLEMLDLQRQAEHYYKRKLDNAKAINALWAENLKTVVEEQDQIEERYHRSEAHRRRTKRAFRRLAASLKKRPSDKDNKLHIHYDDGAMSSTSYSTDFTDDEEETNTKDEFFDVDAHDNNHANKAEPSQTANNVHEIREPSFSSEHKPQPSLKTTTDVSSPETKQNIADIRKTTLTDQTEEFTERRDNNGSIPSKQPSDEQHLGKESLPSQQSTVSNHHRKESIPSKQPTEGQHARQESLPSQQTTETKHLRKESTPSKQPTEGQHTRQESLPSQQTTETKHLRKESIPSKQPTEGQHARQESLPSQQTTETKHLRKESIPSKQPSGGQQLRQESLPSQQSSESKQSTQHQQPVEVQKSIQSDVSAPKAKEVSEKPVSHQAKPSNASQLSRNTDDTQAKEAPKEASIPDNASTASTKVSNDSHLKPDADKKSVSSELTHASKPSLDEKTMQLAKQIAVSFHGYEAPTRENLDVNDDRPKISLWGILKGMIGKDMTKMTLPVSFNEPTSLLQRVAEDMEYTELLDQASHNKDPYQRILYVAAFAASEYASTLNRVAKPFNPLLGETYEFCHPQRGFRFIVEQVSHHPPVGAAYSESANWKYYGESSVKSKFYGKSFDISPLGTWFLELRHPSGEVELYTWKKVTSSVVGIILGSPSVDNYGQMHIVNHSSGINCVLDFKPRGWRGTNAHEVKGSVQSTDDTPKWMVNGHWNDKIFGQQPNGNKILLWQNHERPPRPFNLTPFAISLNALTPQLKPWLPPTDTRLRPDQRAMENGQYDLAASEKNRLEEKQRKKRRMREQGEMPPWSPRWFSAAKHPVTGEDYWQFNNEYWKIREEAGEAHLAGKEFEWPNVDDIF, encoded by the exons ATGGAACATCCGTCCCCTGACTCAGTATCCTCAACATCGTCATCAGACCACAAGAAGG CTGAGCTATCGGACAGCCTGAAACAGCTGCAGCTTCTTCAAG CTTTCCAAGCTGGTGACATTAAACAAGTCGATAATTTGTTACATAACAAATCGAAAGATGAATGTACCCATGCTTTATTCATAAGCATTCAATGCGCGAACGTTCAAATGGTGAAACATATTTTATCCGTTTTTGACGTGGACGTGAATGCTTatgataaaaacaaaaatact CCGCTACACCTTGCTGCTATGGCAGGTCGTCAGGATATTGTAGAAGCCCTGTTGTTACATCCTGACATCAATTACAATTTGGTGAATGCTAACAACAAAAAGGCATATCAGGTTGCTACGAGCCCTCAGCTTATGGACTTTATGAAAGGATTTTATGTTACCTATACAAAAGAAACTGCCCGTGAATTTAAGAAGGCTTTTAAAGAACGTAATCTTGAATCCATGGACTATTTAATGAGACATAATGAATTCAATGATGCTATTGATTTGAATGAAGTTGATATAAAAACAGGACAGACTTACCTACACGTCGCTACAAAAGCAAAGGATGCCGAACTTGTGAAATGGCTACTTGACAACGGAGCCGATCCTTATCGTCGTGATAAATTTGGTAAGTTGCCAACGGATTACACCAAAGATGAAAATATGCGCAGTTTATTGCGTTCATACTCTGGAAACAGAGACTCTAGTTCTGCCCCTGCAGTGCCTCAACATATGTCTGGTTATCTAAAGAAGTGGACGAATTACAAATCTGGATACAAGCTTCGTTGGTTTACCTTAAACAATGGAGTCTTATCCTATTACAAAAATCAAGATGATGCTTCCTCTGCATGCCGTGGTTCCATCAATCTTAAGCTTGCCAGATTAGTTCACGATCCCAAACAACCAACCGTCTTTCAAGTAATTGGTAAGGGATCTGTGCGCTACAGTGTTAAAGCTAATTCTCCTGTGGAAGCTAAAAAATGGATTGCTGCTATTTCTTCAGCCATcgaaaatgatgaagaagctAATAAGCCTAATGTGACGGCTGATAACGCTTCTTTCGGAACACATGACTTGGCACCAGCGGCTCATAAATTTACCCAATCCAATGCTTCTGGAAATTCGGGCTGGGATGATAATGAGTCAGATATCGATCGTGCTCAATTACCTTCACGTgagaattttgaatttaatgTAAATATTGCCAAACTTCAGGTGGAGACTCTCCATAAACTAATAGATTCTGCGATGCAAActgaaaaagttaaaaaagatcCTTCCTTGTCTCAAGTTTTCGACGGTATTTCAAATTCGTTTAATACGTTGCATAAAACTGTTTTGGAAATGCTTGATTTACAACGTCAAGCTGAACATTATTATAAGCGAAAGCTTGATAATGCCAAGGCAATTAATGCTCTTTGGGCCGAAAACTTAAAGACTGTCGTTGAAGAACAAGACCAGATAGAAGAGCGCTATCATAGAAGCGAAGCTCATCGTCGGCGGACTAAGAGAGCTTTCCGTAGACTGGCTGCTTCACTTAAGAAAAGACCAAGTGATAAAGACAACAAGCTTCATATTCACTATGATGATGGTGCTATGTCTTCAACATCGTATTCTACCGATTTTACTGATGACGAAGAAGAAACTAATACGAAAGATGAGTTTTTCGATGTTGACGCTCATGATAATAACCATGCAAACAAAGCAGAGCCTAGTCAGACAGCTAATAATGTTCATGAAATTAGAGAAccatcattttcttctgaACATAAGCCACAACCTTCTCTTAAAACAACGACTGATGTGTCATCTCCAGAAACGAAACAAAACATAGCGGACATCCGAAAAACAACGTTGACCGATCAAACAGAAGAATTTACTGAAAGAAGAGATAACAATGGATCTATCCCTAGCAAACAACCTTCTGACGAACAACACCTTGGCAAGGAATCATTACCTAGTCAACAATCTACCGTGAGCAACCACCATCGTAAGGAATCTATCCCTAGCAAGCAACCTACTGAAGGCCAACACGCGCGTCAAGAATCCTTACCCAGTCAACAAACTACTGAAACTAAGCATCTCCGCAAAGAATCTACTCCTAGTAAGCAACCTACTGAAGGCCAACACACGCGTCAAGAATCCTTACCCAGTCAACAAACTACTGAAACTAAGCATCTCCGCAAAGAATCTATTCCTAGTAAGCAACCTACTGAAGGCCAACACGCGCGTCAAGAATCCTTACCCAGTCAACAAACTACTGAAACTAAGCATCTCCGCAAAGAATCTATCCCTAGTAAGCAACCTTCTGGGGGCCAACAACTGCGTCAAGAATCCTTACCTAGTCAGCAAAGTAGTGAAAGTAAACAGTCCACCCAACATCAACAACCTGTGGAAGTCCAAAAATCTATTCAAAGCGATGTATCTGCTCCTAAAGCTAAAGAAGTATCTGAGAAACCTGTAAGTCATCAAGCAAAACCTTCCAATGCGTCTCAGCTTTCTCGGAATACTGACGACACGCAGGCAAAAGAGGCTCCCAAAGAAGCATCCATTCCAGATAATGCCTCTACTGCTTCTACCAAAGTTTCTAATGATAGTCATTTGAAGCCTGACGCGGACAAGAAATCTGTGTCATCCGAACTAACACATGCTTCAAAGCCGTCATTAGACGAGAAAACTATGCAGCTTGCTAAACAAATAGCAGTTTCTTTTCATGGATATGAGGCACCTACGAGAGAGAATCTCGATGTTAATGACGATCGTCCGAAAATCAGTCTTTGGGGAATCCTTAAAGGAATGATTGGAAAGGACATGACCAAAATGACTTTGCCAGTAAGCTTCAATGAACCCACAAGTTTGTTGCAGCGAGTAGCTGAAGACATGGAATATACTGAATTATTAGATCAAGCTTCACACAATAAAGATCCATACCAACGCATTCTTTACGTCGCTGCATTTGCTGCCTCGGAATATGCCAGTACTTTAAACCGCGTTGCCAAACCATTCAATCCTTTGTTAGGAGAAACATATGAATTTTGTCACCCTCAACGTGGATTCAGGTTTATTGTGGAACAAGTTAGTCACCATCCTCCTGTTGGAGCTGCTTATTCGGAATCCGCGAACTGGAAATATTACGGAGAATCAAGTGTTAAGTCGAAATTCTATGGTAAAAGTTTTGATATCTCACCCCTTGGTACATGGTTTTTGGAATTAAGACATCCTTCTGGGGAAGTTGAATTGTATACTTGGAAAAAGGTCACCTCATCTGTCGTAGGGATTATTCTTGGAAGCCCATCGGTGGATAACTATGGCCAAATGCATATTGTAAACCACAGCAGTGGAATCAATTGTGTCCTTGATTTCAAACCTCGTGGATGGAGAGGTACAAATGCCCATGAAGTTAAAGGAAGTGTACAATCGACGGATGATACTCCTAAATGGATGGTTAACGGACACTGGaatgataaaatttttggtcAGCAGCCAAATGGAAATAAGATTCTGCTATGGCAAAATCATGAAAGACCGCCTCGTCCTTTCAATTTAACCCCTTTCGCAATTTCACTTAATGCGCTCACTCCACAGTTAAAACCCTGGCTTCCTCCCACTGATACGCGTTTGCGACCTGACCAAAGAGCAATGGAAAATGGACAATATGACTTAGCAGCATCTGAGAAAAACCGCCTTGAAGAAAAGCAGAGGAAAAAACGCCGTATGCGTGAGCAAGGCGAAATGCCACCATGGTCTCCAAGGTGGTTTTCGGCGGCTAAGCATCCCGTTACTGGTGAAGACTATTGGCAGTTTAACAACGAATATTGGAAAATAAGAGAGGAAGCTGGTGAAGCTCATTTGGCCGGAAAGGAATTTGAATGGCCTAATGttgatgatattttttga
- the rpl1701 gene encoding 60S ribosomal protein L17, translating to MVRYSASPALETKCAKARGAYLRTHFKNSREVAFTINGMSLKKAFIFLDNVKEHKQAVPFRRFNGGVGRTAQGKEFGVTQARWPVKSVKFFYDLLKNAEANAEAKGLDMDKLIIKHVQVNAAPKQRRRTYRAHGRVTAYLSSPSHIEIIVAEEEEAVPKANDTVSRVSLKQGAKARNLAARKAITAA from the coding sequence ATGGTCCGCTATTCAGCTTCCCCTGCTCTTGAGACAAAGTGCGCCAAAGCTCGCGGAGCTTACTTGAGAACCCATTTCAAGAACTCTCGTGAAGTTGCCTTTACCATTAATGGCATGAGTTTGAAGAAGGCCTTCATCTTCCTTGACAACGTCAAGGAACACAAGCAAGCCGTTCCTTTCCGTCGCTTCAACGGCGGTGTTGGCCGTACTGCTCAAGGTAAGGAGTTTGGCGTCACCCAAGCTCGCTGGCCCGTCAAGTCTGTTAAATTCTTCTACGACCTTTTGAAGAATGCCGAGGCTAATGCTGAGGCTAAGGGGTTAGACATGGACAAACTCATCATTAAGCATGTCCAAGTCAATGCTGCCCCTAAGCAACGCAGACGTACTTATCGTGCTCACGGTCGTGTCACTGCTTACCTTTCCAGCCCTTCTCACATTGAAATCATTGTTGCCGAAGAGGAGGAAGCAGTCCCCAAGGCTAACGACACCGTTTCCCGTGTTTCCTTGAAGCAAGGTGCCAAGGCCAGAAACTTGGCTGCTCGCAAAGCTATTACTGCTGcttaa